In Piliocolobus tephrosceles isolate RC106 chromosome 10, ASM277652v3, whole genome shotgun sequence, a single window of DNA contains:
- the LOC113219946 gene encoding uncharacterized protein LOC113219946 yields MGWVGRFQRASNKVERGASLPYRPLTAAPSCLPSTHREACCSSAAVTESGASAAATVSLGPGCFAEGSGPESEGDRRVQGRWMLPQPPELVRVLQGPAPRHRHLLSSEFPSDETTGVFTHHPHFFFPT; encoded by the exons ATGGGGTGGGTAGGCCGCTTCCAGCGCGCTTCTAACAAGGTGGAGAGAGGCGCTTCACTCCCCTACCGCCCTCTCACCGCTGCTCCGTCTTGTCTCCCATCGACTCACAGGGAGGCTTGCTGCTCCTCCGCGGCCGTTACAGAGAGCGGGGCTTCTGCGGCCGCTACCGTTTCCCTGGGGCCAGGTTGCTTCGCAGAGGGCTCTGGCCCTGAGTCCGAGGGAGACCGCAGGGTCCAGGGGCGATGGATG CTCCCGCAACCTCCGGAGCTTGTGCGCGTACTTCAGGGACCGGCACCACGTCACCGTCACCTTCTGAGTAGTGAGTTCCCCTCTGATGAAACCACTGGTGTATTTACTCACcatcctcactttttttttccaacctgA